The following are encoded together in the Anoplopoma fimbria isolate UVic2021 breed Golden Eagle Sablefish chromosome 13, Afim_UVic_2022, whole genome shotgun sequence genome:
- the ubl4a gene encoding ubiquitin-like protein 4A — MILTVKPLQGKECSVQVTEDEKVSTVKELVSERLNIPANQQRLLYKGKALSDEHRLSDYSIGPEAKLNLVIRPVGERTGASGTAASSSSSSQGRVWQTVSTILARHFSPADAAKVHEQLIKDYERSLRQLSLDDIERLAGRLLHPDGEGMDTSYMD; from the exons ATGATCCTTACCGTGAAACCACTTCAAGGAAAAGAATGCAGCGTTCAG GTGACTGAAGATGAAAAGGTCTCCACAGTGAAGGAACTTGTGTCAGAACGTCTTAACATACCAGCAAACCAGCAGCGGTTGCTCTATAAAGGGAAAGCGCTTTCAG atgaaCACAGACTGAGTGATTATTCCATTGGGCCAGAGGCTAAATTGAATCTGGTTATCCGTCCAGTGGGGGAGAGAACCGGAGCGTCAGGgacagcagccagcagcagcagcagctcacaaGGAAGAGTGTGGCAGACTGTGTCCACTATCCTTGCTAGACACTTTAGTCCAGCAGATGCGGCAAAAGTCCATGAACAGCTCATTAAG gACTATGAACGTTCACTTCGACAACTTAGTCTAGACGACATTGAGCGTTTGGCGGGAAGACTGCTTCACCCCGACGGCGAAGGCATGGACACCTCATACATGGACTAA
- the si:dkey-32e23.4 gene encoding dynamin-1-like protein, producing the protein METLIPTINRLQEVFLTVGAEVIQLPQIVVVGSQSSGKSSVLESLVGRDFLPRGSGIVTRRPLVLQLVNVAPLQERVKTENGVKAEEWGTFLHCKNQIFTDFQEIRREIEAETERSSGDNKGISPEPIYLKIFSPKVLNLSLVDLPGITKVPVGDQPEDIEAQVQEMILSFISNPNCLILTVSPANSDLATSDALKLAREVDTDGRRTLLVVSKLDLMDAGTDALEVLLGRVIPVRLGIIGVVNRSQHDINTQKNLEDSTRDEQAFLQRHYPSLASRSGSRYLAKTLSRLLMHHIRDCLPELKTRVTVLSAQYQARLNGYGQPVEDHSSTLLQIVTKFASDYCNTIEGTARYIQTSELCGGARICYIFHETFGRTLQSIDPLGGLTELDILTAIRNATGPRPALFVPEVSFELLVKRQIKRLEEPSMRCVELVHEELQRIIQHCSSYSTQELLRFPKLHDSIVEVVTGLLRKRLPITNEMVHNLVSIELAYINTKHPDFTDAAQVCASVNSQQAEALDGGKRWKNEKVAEERVPAAGFGSPSKGHAINLLDTAVPVSRKLSSKEQRDCEIIQRLIKCYFLIVRKSIQDSVPKTVMHFLVNFVKEHLQSELVGQLYKQSLLQELLIESQDTAQQRTEVAQMLEALQKANNIICEIRETHLW; encoded by the exons ATGGAGACTCTAATTCCCACCATCAACCGGCTGCAGGAGGTCTTCCTCACTGTGGGTGCAGAGGTCATACAGCTGCCGCAGATAGTCGTCGTTGGATCTCAG AGCAGTGGAAAGAGCTCTGTGTTGGAGAGCCTGGTTGGACGGGACTTCTTGCCTCGAGGATCAGGAATAGTAACAAGACGACCCCTCGTGTTGCAACTTGTTAATGTTGCCCCACTGCAGGAGAGAGTGAAAACCGAAAATG GGGTCAAAGCAGAAGAATGGGGTACATTCCTGCACTGCAAGAACCAG ATCTTCACAGATTTTCAGGAAATTCGTCGTGAAATTGAAGCAGAGACTGAACGCAGTTCAGGTGACAACAAG GGTATCAGTCCTGAGCCCATATATTTGAAGATTTTCTCCCCCAAAGTCCTTAATCTCAGCCTGGTTGATTTACCTGGAATCACTAAG GTTCCTGTTGGGGACCAGCCAGAGGACATTGAGGCACAAGTACAAGAGATGATCCTGTCCTTCATCTCCAATCCAAACTGCCTCATCCTCACAGTGTCTCCTGCCAACTCTGACTTGGCCACCTCAGATGCTCTGAAATTGGCTCGTGAGGTTGATACAGATG gtcgTCGAACACTGCTGGTGGTCAGTAAGCTGGACCTGATGGATGCAGGGACTGATGCTCTGGAGGTCCTTTTGGGTCGAGTCATTCCAGTCAGACTCGGGATTATCGGTGTTGTTAACAG GAGCCAGCATGACATCAATACCCAGAAGAACCTCGAGGACTCAACGAGGGATGAGCAGGCTTTCCTGCAGCGGCACTACCCCTCGCTAGCCTCGCGCTCCGGCTCACGCTATCTGGCCAAAACCCTCAGCAGGCTGCTCATGCATCACATCCGGGATTGCCTGCCGGAGCTCAAGACCCGTGTGACCGTGCTGAGTGCCCAGTACCAGGCACGGCTCAATGGCTATGGCCAGCCAGTAGAAGACCACAGCTCCACCCTGCTGCAGATTGTCACCAAGTTTGCCAGCGATTACTGCAACACCATCGAGGGAACTGCCAGATACATCCAGACCTCAGAGCT CTGTGGGGGTGCTCGGATCTGTTACATATTCCATGAGACCTTTGGGCGCACTTTGCAGTCCATTGACCCCCTGGGAGGATTGACTGAGCTTGATATCCTCACTGCTATCCGAAATGCTACG GGTCCGCGGCCAGCACTTTTTGTGCCCGAGGTGTCCTTTGAGTTGTTAGTGAAGCGGCAAATTAAGCGGCTGGAGGAGCCCAGTATGCGCTGTGTCGAGCTGGTTcatgaagagctgcagaggaTCATCCAGCACTGCTCCTCCTATAGCACACAG GAGCTTCTGCGATTCCCCAAACTGCACGATTCCATTGTGGAAGTGGTGACTGGATTACTAAGGAAGCGCTTGCCCATTACTAATGAAATG GTGCACAATTTAGTATCAATAGAGCTCGCCTACATCAACACAAAACATCCAGACTTCACGGATGCAGCGCAGGTCTGTGCATCTGTCAACAGTCAGCAG GCGGAGGCCCTTGATGGAGGAAAGCGCTGGAAAAACGAGAAGGTTGCGGAAGAGAGAGTCCCAGCTGCAGGCTTTGGCAGTCCCAGCAAAGGCCATGCCATTAACCTGCTTGACACA gcGGTGCCAGTATCACGCAAGCTGAGTTCAAAGGAGCAGAGGGACTGCGAGATTATCCAGCGCCTCATCAAGTGCTACTTCCTTATTGTCCGCAAAAGCATCCAGGACAG TGTGCCCAAGACAGTGATGCACTTCCTGGTAAACTTTGTGAAAGAGCATCTGCAGAGTGAGCTGGTGGGTCAGCTTTACAAGCAGTCACTGCTGCAGGAGCTGCTCATTGAGTCACAGGACACGGCACAGCAGCGGACCGAGGTTGCTCAAATGCTTGAG GCTCTCCAAAAAGCCAATAACATCATCTGTGAGATCCGTGAGACACATCTGTGGTAG
- the prkg1l gene encoding cGMP-dependent protein kinase 1: MGTLRDLQFALQLKIEELRQRDTLIDELELELDTKDELIRRLQDELDRYRATVSLPGPSAASAACSAQSEDSQRANRRTVISEPCTLDPVTLAMVSHRSWDKSQESQRLIQSSFLKNDLLKNLDQGEIRTIIACMYPTTINQGCYVIQEGASGAQAYVIEEGRLDVTKEGLKLLTIEPEDMFGELALFYNCTHTYSVSAQTDSKLWVIDRKSYQTILMQSGLNSLSHSMELLISVPFLQSLPEDVIMKMSDLMDETHYSEGDYIIRQGATGDTFYIISKGQVKVTEEKPDHEEQVVLSKLSERQWFGEKALWGEDVRTVNVIAAGEVTCLGIDRETFKDVIGGSVFDCSHEVQQSPESKIESDKDADLFSSSTLSDFQIICTLAVGKFGHVDLVQLKSNIKCLYAMRVLKKKLILSNSQQEHTLREGRILMEACCPFIARLHKTFRDAECLYILTEACLGGDLYSLLKDKGCLDECSTRFYTACVVEALTFLHRQGVIYRDVKPENVLLDEHGYAKLIGSRCLKKVETGKKTWTFCGTLGYMAPEIILNKGHSVSADFWSLGIFVFELLSGGLPISDADPIKILTTTIRGIDQIDFPKTISKSASSLIKKLCRTNPSQRLGSQRNRAKDIQKHKWFEGLNWDGLCNGTLNPPVIPEVKAALDSSTCGHYAEGSVDLSTKWDDF; encoded by the exons ATGGGTACACTTCGGGACCTCCAATTTGCCCTGCAATTAAAGATTGAGGAGCTTCGCCAGAGGGACACACTGATAGATGAGTTAGAGTTGGAGTTGGATACAAAGGATGAACTCATTCGGAGGCTGCAGGATGAACTGGACCGTTACAGAGCCACCGTCTCCCTCCCAGGACCCTCTGCTGCCAGTGCAG CCTGCTCAGCTCAAAGTGAGGACTCGCAGCGAGCCAATAGAAGAACAGTCATTTCTGAGCCCTGCACTCTGGACCCAGTGACTCTCGCCATGGTTTCACACAGAAGCTGGGACAAAAGCCAGGA GTCTCAGAGGTTGATCCAGTCCTCGTTTTTAAAGAATGACTTGTTGAAGAACCTTGACCAAGGAGAAATCAGAACCATCATAGCCTGTATGTATCCCACCACCATCAATCAAGGCTGTTATGTCATTCAGGAGGGGGCCAGCGGGGCTCAGGCTTATGTTATAGAAG AAGGGCGTCTAGATGTGACAAAAGAAGGACTGAAGCTTCTCACAATTGAGCCAGAAGACATGTTTGGGGAGCTGGCTCTCTTCTACAACTGCACCCACACCTACTCTGTCTCAG CTCAAACGGACAGCAAGCTGTGGGTTATTGACCGCAAGAGCTACCAGACTATTCTTATGCAGAGTGGTCTCAACAGcctttctcattcaatggagCTGCTTATCAG CGTTCCCTTCCTCCAGTCGTTGCCAGAGGATGTCATCATGAAAATGTCTGATCTCATGGACGAG ACACACTACAGTGAGGGTGACTACATCATTCGACAAGGGGCCACAGGAGACACCTTTTACATCATTAGCAAAGGCCAG GTGAAAGTGACAGAGGAGAAGCCAGACCATGAAGAGCAAGTTGTTCTTTCTAAGCTCTCTGAGAGACAGTGGTTTGGAGAGAAAGCTCTGTGGGG AGAGGATGTTCGGACTGTGAATGTTATTGCTGCTGGTGAAGTTACATGCTTGGGCATAGACAGGGA GACCTTCAAAGACGTCATTGGTGGGTCGGTATTTGACTGCAGTCATGAGGTGCAGCAAAGCCCTGAATCCAAAATCGA GTCTGACAAGGATGCTGATCTCTTCTCATCTTCAACCTTAAGTGATTTCCAGATTATCTGCACTCTAGCAGTTGGGAAGTTTGGTCACGTAGACCTG GTGCAACTAAAGAGCAACATCAAGTGTCTTTATGCCATGAGGGTCCTTAAGAAGAAGCTAATCCTCAGCAACAGTCAACAAGAGCACACCCTGAGAGAAGGGCGCATCCTAATGGAGGCTTGTTGTCCATTCATAGCCAG GCTGCATAAAACATTTAGAGACGCAGAGTGCTTGTACATTTTGACAGAAGCTTGTCTTGGTGGGGATTTATATAGTCTACTCAAAGATAA GGGATGTTTGGACGAATGCAGCACACGATTCTACACGGCTTGTGTTGTTGAGGCCTTGACCTTTCTTCATCGTCAAGGTGTCATCTATAGAGACGTCAAGCCTGAAAATGTTCTTCTGGATGAGCATGGTTATGCCAAACTG ATTGGTTCCCGATGTCTAAAGAAGGTTGAAACGGGTAAGAAAACCTGGACGTTCTGCGGAACGCTGGGCTACATGGCACCTGAAATCATCTTGAACAAAGGCCACAGCGTATCTGCCGATTTCTGGTCACTGggcatttttgtgtttgaactTCTGAGTGGTGG GCTCCCAATCAGTGATGCTGACCCGATAAAGATTCTCACCACAACCATTCGTGGTATCGATCAGATCGACTTTCCAAAAACCATCAGCAAAAGTGCCTCCAGTCTCATAAAGAAACTGTGCAG GACCAATCCCTCGCAGAGACTCGGCAGTCAGAGAAATAGAGCCAAGGACATTCAGAAGCACAA aTGGTTTGAAGGATTAAACTGGGACGGACTCTGTAATGGCACATTAAACCCTCCAGTTATTCCAGAA GTTAAGGCTGCTTTGGACAGCAGTACATGTGGTCATTATGCTGAGGGCTCAGTGGATTTGAGCACAAAGTGGGATGATTTCTGA